From Segatella copri, the proteins below share one genomic window:
- the mreD gene encoding rod shape-determining protein MreD, which yields MSIDLVKRLATFVVLVLVQGLVFNHIHLFNCATPLLYIIMVLHFRRNHPKWAVLLWCFMMGLCVDVFANTPGVAAASMTAVGLLQPYLFELFVPRDSADDLEPSMRSIGVGAYCWYVFFIILVYNLLFFTLETFNFFNWVHWLECIGGSTVITYILVMATERFRK from the coding sequence ATGAGTATAGATTTAGTGAAAAGACTAGCTACCTTTGTGGTGCTCGTGCTGGTACAGGGATTGGTGTTTAATCATATTCATCTATTCAATTGTGCCACCCCCTTGCTGTATATCATTATGGTACTGCATTTCCGCCGCAACCATCCTAAATGGGCGGTGTTATTGTGGTGCTTTATGATGGGGCTTTGTGTGGACGTATTTGCCAATACGCCAGGTGTTGCAGCAGCTTCGATGACTGCCGTAGGACTGCTACAACCTTATTTGTTTGAACTTTTCGTACCGCGTGACAGCGCCGACGATCTGGAACCGTCCATGCGTTCTATCGGCGTAGGTGCATATTGCTGGTACGTATTCTTCATCATTCTCGTTTATAATCTATTGTTCTTTACACTCGAAACATTCAATTTCTTTAATTGGGTTCACTGGTTGGAATGTATAGGCGGAAGTACGGTTATCACTTATATATTGGTGATGGCGACAGAACGTTTCAGAAAGTAA
- the ricT gene encoding PSP1 domain-containing protein: MDYKNMKFRMCNGCDRGLCAKGVGRQDRQLNTYDWLADLPGNAESTDLVEVQFKNTRKGYYHNVNNLDLKKGDIVAVEANPGHDIGVVTLTGRLVKLQIKKANLKSQDDIKRIYRIAKQVDLDKCKEAKSREHGTMIQSRQIAKDLGLKMKIGDVEYQGDGNKAIFYYIADERVDFRQLIKVLADTFHVRIEMKQIGARQEAGRIGGTGPCGRELCCATWMKNFISVSTNAARYQDISLNPQKLAGMCAKLKCCLNYEVDSYVEASRKLPPKDAVLQTADGDFHQFKVDILAGLITYSSDKNLASNLETISIERAKAIIEMNRQGEKPLSLLEDGKAKPVAKPVDLLAEADLSRFDKAKKKKKKNNKNKGPRQQEGDNKPQKNENRAQNGDNKPQKNEGKPNNQRRDNRNQGNHPKGDNRQPRNDRRPNKGNKPQNGNKPQGGNKPQGNNAPQE, encoded by the coding sequence GTGGATTACAAAAATATGAAATTCAGGATGTGTAACGGCTGCGACCGTGGTCTGTGCGCTAAGGGCGTAGGAAGACAGGACAGACAGCTCAACACATACGACTGGCTTGCCGATCTACCCGGCAATGCTGAAAGTACTGACCTCGTGGAGGTACAGTTCAAGAATACCCGTAAGGGATATTACCATAATGTGAATAACCTCGACCTGAAGAAGGGCGATATAGTGGCGGTAGAGGCTAACCCGGGTCACGACATCGGTGTGGTTACGCTGACCGGAAGACTGGTAAAACTCCAGATTAAGAAGGCAAACCTCAAGTCGCAGGATGATATCAAGCGTATCTACCGTATCGCCAAGCAGGTGGATCTTGACAAATGCAAGGAGGCTAAGAGCCGTGAACACGGCACCATGATCCAGAGCCGCCAGATTGCCAAAGATCTCGGACTGAAGATGAAAATAGGTGATGTAGAATATCAGGGAGACGGCAACAAGGCTATCTTCTATTACATCGCTGACGAACGTGTGGACTTCCGCCAGCTCATCAAGGTTCTTGCCGATACCTTCCATGTGCGCATTGAGATGAAACAGATCGGTGCACGACAGGAAGCAGGCCGCATCGGTGGAACGGGTCCTTGCGGCAGAGAACTCTGCTGCGCTACCTGGATGAAGAACTTCATCAGCGTTAGCACCAATGCAGCACGCTACCAGGACATCTCTCTGAATCCTCAGAAACTTGCCGGTATGTGCGCCAAACTGAAGTGCTGTCTCAACTACGAGGTAGACAGCTATGTAGAGGCTAGCAGAAAGTTACCTCCTAAGGATGCCGTACTGCAGACTGCCGACGGTGATTTCCATCAGTTCAAGGTGGATATCCTGGCAGGTCTTATCACCTACTCTTCTGACAAGAACCTTGCTTCCAACCTCGAAACCATCAGCATCGAGCGTGCCAAGGCTATCATCGAAATGAACCGTCAGGGCGAGAAGCCATTGAGTCTGCTGGAAGACGGTAAGGCAAAACCTGTAGCCAAGCCAGTCGACCTGCTTGCCGAAGCTGATTTGAGCCGCTTTGACAAGGCTAAGAAAAAGAAGAAGAAGAACAATAAGAATAAGGGACCTCGTCAGCAGGAGGGAGACAACAAGCCTCAGAAGAACGAGAACCGCGCGCAGAATGGCGACAACAAACCTCAGAAGAATGAAGGCAAGCCAAACAACCAGCGCCGCGACAACCGTAATCAGGGCAATCATCCTAAGGGTGACAACCGCCAGCCAAGAAACGACAGACGACCTAACAAGGGCAACAAGCCGCAGAATGGCAACAAGCCGCAGGGTGGAAACAAGCCGCAAGGCAACAACGCCCCACAAGAATAA
- the rodA gene encoding rod shape-determining protein RodA — MIDNKQPSVLASLDWWTIGLYLALLIFGWVSVCGASYNYGDNEIFSLGARSGMQIIWIGTSIALGLVILLLDDRFYDTFSYVIYGVLILLLFATIFNPHSIKGSHSWLVLGPLRLQPAEFGKFATALAVAKFMSSYGFSMQNLKHFMAAVGIIVLPMLCIVGQRETGSALVYLSFFLMLYREGMPGAILFTGVSMVAYFVVGVKYENVMMWDTYTSVGKFVVLLLVQIFTAGMVNSYTGDRKQALMILAYSVGITLLFVLFSTYVIPFDIVWIQLFLCAMLIGFLVYQGLRTRFRNYFLISIFSLGSIAFFYSADYVLNHVMEPHQRVRINVLLGLDEDLAGAGYNVHQSEIAIGSGGLQGKGFLNGTQTKLKFVPEQDTDFIFCTVGEEEGFLGSAGVLLLFLALILRLMHLAERQPYKFGRIYGYCVLSVFLFHLFINVGMVLGLTPVIGIPLPFFSYGGSSLWGFTILLFIFLRIDAGRNLVRS; from the coding sequence ATGATCGATAATAAACAACCTAGTGTGCTTGCTTCACTTGACTGGTGGACGATAGGTCTTTATCTGGCACTCCTCATCTTCGGATGGGTGAGCGTCTGTGGAGCCAGCTATAACTATGGTGACAACGAGATATTCAGTCTGGGTGCCCGCTCGGGTATGCAGATTATATGGATTGGCACATCCATAGCACTGGGATTGGTAATCCTGCTGCTTGATGACCGGTTTTACGATACCTTCTCGTATGTCATCTATGGCGTCCTGATACTCTTGCTCTTTGCTACGATATTCAATCCGCATAGCATCAAGGGTTCCCACTCCTGGCTGGTGTTGGGACCGCTCCGACTGCAACCGGCTGAGTTTGGTAAGTTTGCTACGGCTCTGGCGGTAGCCAAGTTTATGTCAAGCTATGGTTTCAGTATGCAGAACCTGAAGCATTTCATGGCAGCCGTAGGCATTATCGTTCTGCCGATGCTCTGCATCGTAGGTCAGCGCGAAACGGGTTCTGCCTTGGTTTATCTTTCATTCTTCCTCATGCTTTACCGCGAAGGAATGCCGGGTGCCATTCTCTTTACCGGCGTGTCGATGGTGGCTTACTTCGTAGTGGGTGTGAAGTATGAGAACGTGATGATGTGGGATACCTATACTTCTGTGGGTAAGTTTGTCGTGCTTCTACTGGTGCAGATTTTTACGGCTGGCATGGTGAACTCCTATACGGGCGACAGGAAACAGGCACTGATGATTCTTGCCTATTCGGTAGGCATTACGCTGCTCTTCGTGCTCTTTTCTACCTATGTCATTCCGTTCGACATTGTGTGGATCCAGCTCTTCCTGTGTGCTATGCTCATCGGATTCCTGGTTTATCAGGGACTGAGAACCCGGTTCCGGAATTACTTCCTCATCTCCATCTTTTCGTTGGGAAGTATCGCTTTCTTCTATTCTGCCGATTATGTGTTGAATCATGTGATGGAACCTCATCAGAGAGTGCGTATCAACGTACTGCTGGGACTGGATGAAGATTTGGCTGGTGCGGGATATAACGTGCATCAGAGTGAGATTGCCATTGGTTCCGGCGGACTTCAGGGAAAAGGTTTCCTCAATGGAACGCAGACCAAGCTGAAGTTCGTGCCTGAGCAGGATACAGACTTTATTTTCTGTACGGTAGGCGAGGAGGAAGGTTTCCTCGGCTCGGCAGGCGTGCTGCTGCTTTTCCTGGCTTTGATATTGCGGTTGATGCATCTGGCTGAGCGGCAACCTTATAAATTCGGGCGTATCTACGGCTATTGTGTCCTGTCGGTATTCCTCTTCCACCTGTTTATTAATGTGGGAATGGTGCTGGGTTTAACACCGGTTATCGGTATTCCGCTGCCGTTCTTCAGTTATGGTGGCAGTTCGTTATGGGGATTCACCATCCTTCTTTTCATCTTCTTGAGAATTGATGCGGGAAGGAACTTAGTGAGAAGTTAA
- a CDS encoding gliding motility lipoprotein GldH, producing MKKTVYFIVLTAIVHILSACSGSTVYDEYAHTPIAGWEKNDTLSFEVSPLLEPGHYKQSLGLRITGAYPFMGLTLIVEQTVYHRNRKIPGECKIDTVNCQLIDKNGVSKGQGISYYQYNFPINIYQMHQGDSIHVAIRHDMKREILPGVSDIGIKISKIQ from the coding sequence ATGAAAAAGACTGTTTATTTCATCGTTTTGACAGCGATCGTTCACATTCTCTCTGCCTGCAGCGGTTCGACCGTATACGATGAGTATGCCCATACACCGATTGCAGGATGGGAGAAGAACGACACCCTATCATTCGAAGTATCACCTCTACTCGAGCCCGGGCATTACAAACAAAGCCTGGGACTTCGCATTACAGGTGCCTACCCATTCATGGGACTTACGCTCATCGTAGAACAGACGGTTTATCACCGAAACAGAAAGATACCTGGCGAATGCAAGATAGATACGGTAAACTGCCAGCTGATTGACAAAAACGGCGTGAGCAAAGGACAGGGTATCAGCTACTATCAGTATAACTTCCCTATCAACATCTATCAGATGCATCAGGGCGATTCCATACACGTAGCCATCAGACATGATATGAAAAGAGAAATCCTGCCCGGTGTGAGTGACATCGGCATCAAGATTTCAAAGATACAATAA
- the mreC gene encoding rod shape-determining protein MreC: MRNLLEFLAKYNHWFVFLILEVVSMVLLFQYNSYQGSAWFSSANAVTGKLYEWDANVETFFSLTKVNQELTQRNAYLEQEVQKLSDSLVSVTKDSSIYHRDQFALLRNYRLIPAKVVANSVDKPGNLMTIDKGSADGIHKDMGVISGTGVVGIVYLVAEHYAIVIPVLNTKSNISCMIQNRGYFGYLRWKGGVSDLAYLEEVPRHAHFKLGDYVVTSGYSAVFPPGVRVGRILHVFNSADGLSYRVQLRLSTDFARLRDVCVIDDAAMKERLEIMRAAQDSIATNGDNNQ, encoded by the coding sequence ATGCGCAACCTTTTAGAGTTTTTAGCGAAATACAACCATTGGTTTGTCTTCCTGATTCTTGAGGTGGTGAGTATGGTGCTGTTGTTTCAGTATAACAGCTATCAGGGCAGTGCCTGGTTCTCCTCGGCTAATGCCGTAACGGGTAAGTTGTATGAATGGGATGCGAATGTAGAAACATTCTTCTCACTTACCAAGGTGAACCAGGAACTGACACAGCGCAATGCATATCTCGAACAGGAGGTGCAGAAACTTTCCGACAGTCTCGTGAGCGTGACCAAGGATAGCAGCATCTACCATCGTGACCAATTTGCATTGCTGAGAAACTATCGTCTGATTCCGGCTAAGGTAGTGGCGAATAGTGTCGATAAACCCGGCAACCTGATGACAATTGACAAGGGTAGCGCGGATGGCATCCACAAGGATATGGGTGTAATCAGCGGTACGGGTGTTGTGGGTATCGTGTATCTGGTGGCAGAACATTACGCTATCGTGATTCCGGTATTGAACACGAAGTCGAACATCAGTTGTATGATTCAGAATAGAGGCTATTTTGGCTATCTGCGCTGGAAGGGTGGTGTGTCTGACCTTGCCTATCTGGAAGAGGTGCCACGTCATGCTCACTTTAAATTGGGTGACTATGTGGTAACGAGTGGCTATTCCGCAGTATTCCCTCCTGGAGTGAGAGTAGGCAGGATATTGCACGTGTTCAACTCCGCCGATGGACTGTCGTATCGCGTACAACTTCGCCTCTCTACCGATTTTGCCCGTCTGCGTGATGTATGTGTAATTGATGATGCCGCCATGAAAGAGCGGTTGGAGATTATGCGTGCAGCACAGGATAGCATCGCAACAAATGGAGACAATAATCAATAA
- the mrdA gene encoding penicillin-binding protein 2 has product MLDYNLEKRRFVIGGVAIAIVVIYMIRLFTLQIMSDDYKKNADSNAFLKHIEFPARGAIYDRNGKLLVYNQPSYDLMVVMNEESGRLDTMDFCNSLGITKEFFIKRMNDIKDRSKNPGYSRYTQQLFMGQLSDRDFSVFQEKMFRFPGFYVQKRTVREYTYPYAAHVLGDVGEVSQSDIEDDDYYQAGDYIGKLGIEKFYEKQLRGEKGVKIMLRDAHGRIQGSYQNGKLDQKPVAGKDLTLGLDVKLQALGERLLQGKIGSIVAIDPRTGDVLAMVSSPSYDPRRLVGRNRGKMHKWLSQNPWKPLLNRSIQGQYPPGSTFKTSQALTYLTEGIITPGTAFPCNHGFSYKGLHVGCHGHPSPISLVDAISTSCNGYFCWGLYYMIGNRKKYGSVQNAMTVWKNYMVSMGFGYKLGIDLPGEKRGLIPNAQFYDKAYNGSWNGLTVISISIGQGEVNLTPLQIANLGATIANRGYYYVPHVVRKVKGEPLDTLYTRRHYTKASRRAYNYVVAGMRSSALKGTCKLLGRYDFEACGKTGTAQNRGHDHSVFMGFAPMNNPKIAIAVYVENGGWGADYGVPIGGLMMEQYLKGKLSPDSERRAAEMQARRIAYGLSSR; this is encoded by the coding sequence ATGTTGGATTACAATCTTGAAAAACGTAGATTCGTTATCGGTGGAGTGGCCATAGCTATTGTGGTCATTTACATGATTCGTCTGTTTACGCTTCAGATTATGAGCGACGACTACAAGAAGAATGCCGACAGTAATGCCTTCTTGAAGCATATTGAGTTTCCCGCCCGTGGTGCCATTTACGACCGTAATGGTAAGCTGTTGGTGTATAATCAGCCGTCTTACGATCTGATGGTGGTCATGAACGAGGAGAGCGGCAGGCTTGATACGATGGATTTCTGTAATTCGCTGGGTATCACGAAAGAGTTTTTTATCAAGCGAATGAACGATATCAAGGACCGCTCTAAAAACCCGGGCTATTCGCGCTATACCCAGCAGCTTTTTATGGGACAGCTGAGCGACCGGGATTTCAGTGTGTTCCAGGAGAAGATGTTCCGATTCCCCGGTTTCTATGTCCAGAAACGTACCGTCAGAGAATATACCTACCCTTATGCAGCCCATGTGCTGGGTGATGTGGGTGAGGTTTCGCAAAGCGATATTGAAGATGATGACTACTATCAGGCTGGTGACTATATCGGAAAACTGGGTATCGAGAAGTTTTATGAGAAGCAGCTGCGTGGTGAGAAGGGTGTGAAGATCATGCTGAGAGATGCCCACGGAAGAATACAGGGTAGCTATCAGAATGGTAAACTCGACCAGAAACCTGTGGCTGGAAAGGACTTGACGCTGGGATTGGATGTCAAGTTGCAAGCCTTGGGCGAACGTCTGCTCCAGGGTAAAATCGGCAGTATCGTTGCCATCGATCCTAGAACGGGCGATGTGCTGGCTATGGTTTCTTCTCCTTCTTACGATCCAAGACGTCTGGTGGGTAGAAACCGCGGCAAGATGCACAAGTGGCTCTCGCAGAATCCTTGGAAACCGCTCCTGAACCGTAGTATTCAGGGACAGTATCCTCCGGGTTCTACCTTTAAGACCAGCCAGGCGCTGACCTATCTTACTGAAGGTATCATCACACCGGGAACAGCATTCCCATGTAATCATGGTTTCTCTTATAAGGGTCTGCATGTAGGCTGTCATGGTCACCCGTCGCCTATTTCGCTGGTTGATGCCATCAGTACCTCTTGTAACGGTTACTTCTGTTGGGGTCTTTACTATATGATAGGTAACCGCAAGAAGTATGGCAGCGTACAGAATGCGATGACCGTATGGAAAAATTATATGGTGAGCATGGGATTCGGCTATAAGTTGGGCATCGACTTGCCTGGCGAGAAACGCGGTCTGATTCCGAATGCACAGTTCTATGATAAGGCTTACAATGGTTCATGGAACGGACTGACGGTAATCAGTATTTCTATCGGTCAGGGTGAGGTTAACCTCACGCCGTTGCAGATAGCCAACCTGGGTGCTACCATTGCCAACAGGGGATACTATTATGTGCCTCATGTAGTGAGAAAGGTGAAGGGTGAACCGCTTGATACGCTCTATACCCGACGCCATTATACCAAGGCTTCCCGACGGGCTTACAACTATGTGGTAGCCGGTATGAGAAGTTCGGCGCTGAAGGGAACCTGTAAGCTGCTCGGCCGCTACGATTTCGAAGCTTGCGGCAAGACGGGTACGGCACAGAACCGTGGTCATGACCACTCTGTATTCATGGGCTTTGCTCCGATGAACAACCCGAAGATTGCCATTGCCGTGTATGTAGAAAATGGTGGTTGGGGTGCTGACTATGGTGTGCCTATCGGTGGTCTGATGATGGAACAGTATCTCAAGGGTAAGTTATCTCCTGATTCTGAGCGCAGGGCTGCAGAGATGCAGGCCCGTAGAATCGCCTACGGATTAAGCAGTAGATAG